The Microbacterium sp. LKL04 sequence CCGGGACGAACTCGTCGCCCGCGCGTTGTCGTTCGGCCTCGGCGGCACGCGCGAGGCGGCCACCCGGGGTGTCTTCCTGAACTCGCGGGTCCGCCCCGACGGCCGCGTCGAGTGGAAGCATCACTTCGCCCGCCTCGCGAACCGGCTCGCCGGCGACCCCGACGCGGCGAGCGCGGTCGATGCCGCGCAGCGCGCGGAGGCCGGCGTGCTCTCGTCCGCCGGCTGGGACGACCTCGCCGCCGTCACCGCGCCCCTCACCCTGGTCACGGGAACCCGAGGATTCCTCACCGACGCCGACCGCGCCGAGTTCCTGCGCCGCGTTCCCCAGGCCGGCCACGTCGAGCTCGACACGGCGCACAACGTCCACGAGGAGCGACCCCAGGACCTCGCGGCGCTCGTGCGGTCGACTCATGACGGCCCGTGACCGAACTCCTCGCGCGGGACTCTAGGCTGTAACGCGCACCGAGCACCGCGATGGGCCGGCGTCGACGTCGACGCCCATCGACGCCGAAAGGACCCCCCACTCACATGCTTCGCCGCACCGCTTTGGCCGCCACGGCGCTCCTCGCCGCCGGAGCCCTGCTCCTGTCGGGCTGCACCGGCTCGCAGCCGGCTCCCTCCGGATCGGCGGGAACCCCCGACCCCGACGCGACCGTCAACGTTCGCCTCGTGCTCGAGCCCGGCAACCTCGACATCCGCGAGACCGCGGGGTCCGCCCTCGACCAGATCCTGATCGACAACGTGTACCAGGGCCTCGTCTCCCGCACGCCCGACCAGGAGATCGTGCCCGCGCTCGCCAGCGACTACGAGGTCTCGGCCGACAAGCTCACCTACACCTTCACGCTGCGCGAGGGCGTGACCTTCCACGACGGTCAGCCGCTCACCCCGCAGGACGTCGTCTGGTCGCTGACGCAGGTGCGTGACACCCCGACGTACCGCGACTCGGCGCGCCTGGCGAACGTCTCGGACGTCGCCGCCGACGGTCAGAAGATCACGCTGACGCTGAAGGCCCCCGACTCGACCCTGCTCTGGAGCCTGACCGGCCGCGCCGGTCTGATCCTCAAGGAGGGCGACTCCATCGACCGTAAGACCGCGGCCAACGGTACCGGCCCGTTCCGGCTCGCCGACTGGCGGGAAGGCGACAGTATCGTCTTCGAACGGTTCGCCGACTACTGGGGAACCCCGTCGTCCGCCGCCGAGGTCGTCTTCTCGTATGTGAGCGACAACCAGGCCGCGCTCAGCGGCGCCCTCGCCGGCGAGTTCGACGTCCTGAGCGGCTTCGACGCGAACCTGAAGGATCAGGTCGAGGCCACCGGCGACTTCTCGCTCGAACTCGGCGACTCGACCGACAAGGGCACGCTCGCCTTCAACCAGGCCTCGGGCCCGCTGGCCGACGCGCGCGTGCGCAAGGCGATCCGGCAGGCCATCGACAAGAACTCGATCGTCGAGGCTCTCGGCGCGGGGAAGACGATGTACGGTCCGATCCCCTCGCTCGACCCGGGCTACGAAGA is a genomic window containing:
- a CDS encoding ABC transporter substrate-binding protein, which encodes MLRRTALAATALLAAGALLLSGCTGSQPAPSGSAGTPDPDATVNVRLVLEPGNLDIRETAGSALDQILIDNVYQGLVSRTPDQEIVPALASDYEVSADKLTYTFTLREGVTFHDGQPLTPQDVVWSLTQVRDTPTYRDSARLANVSDVAADGQKITLTLKAPDSTLLWSLTGRAGLILKEGDSIDRKTAANGTGPFRLADWREGDSIVFERFADYWGTPSSAAEVVFSYVSDNQAALSGALAGEFDVLSGFDANLKDQVEATGDFSLELGDSTDKGTLAFNQASGPLADARVRKAIRQAIDKNSIVEALGAGKTMYGPIPSLDPGYEDLSTVAPFDPEAARQLLAEAGAENLSLTLTIPSAYGTTVPQILVSNLRDVGITLKVNPVEFPTWVNDVYVNKDYQLSFVLHTEARDFENWANPDYYFTYDNPEVQKLYAEAVASTDDAAAADLLTQAARIVSEDDAADWLYNGQSVLAVASDVSGMPTVNVNERLNVAELAKSEG